A single window of Jaculus jaculus isolate mJacJac1 chromosome 14, mJacJac1.mat.Y.cur, whole genome shotgun sequence DNA harbors:
- the Oscar gene encoding osteoclast-associated immunoglobulin-like receptor, whose product MPIHSLSLSLLSLFPPASYSHLWLEAQPAAIVTPVVNVTLRCYAPQPAWRFALFKSRDKRPLFFREVSTELAEFFLEEVTPAQGGTYHCSYQRTDWRPGVWSQPSDALELLVTDHLPRPSLVALPGPVVAPGINVSLRCMGCLPGMSSALYRTGLATPLQYRDSAQPWADFPLLGARSPGTYSCFYHMPSARYVLSLHSQLLVISLEDLGSLDYIQENLVLLGLAGLVLISLGILVAFDWPLGAACRHLGQ is encoded by the exons TTCCCCCAGCCTCATACTCCcatctgtggctggaggctcaacCTGCTGCAATTGTGACCCCTGTGGTCAATGTGACCTTGAGGTGCTATGCACCCCAACCTGCCTGGAGATTTGCACTGTTcaaaagcagagacaagaggccccTCTTCTTCAGGGAAGTGTCCACAGAGCTGGCTGAGTTCTTCCTGGAAGAGGTGACTCCAGCCCAGGGGGGCACTTACCACTGCAGCTACCAGAGGACAGACTGGAGACCAGGTGTCTGGTCCCAGCCCAGCGACGCCCTAGAACTGTTGGTGACAG ACCATCTGCCCAGGCCATCGCTGGTGGCACTGCCTGGGCCGGTGGTGGCTCCTGGCATCAACGTGAGCCTGCGCTGCATGGGCTGCTTGCCAGGTATGAGCTCTGCACTGTACCGCACAGGCCTGGCGACCCCACTGCAGTACCGCGACTCTGCGCAGCCCTGGGCCGACTTCCCTCTGCTTGGTGCCAGGTCCCCAGGCACCTACAGCTGCTTCTACCACATGCCCTCTGCCCGCTACGTGCTGTCGCTGCACAGCCAGCTGCTGGTCATCAGCTTGGAAG ATTTGGGCTCTTTGGACTACATCCAGGAGAACCTCGTTCTTTTGGGACTGGCTGGCCTGGTTCTCATTTCCCTGGGCATATTGGTTGCTTTTGACTGGCCACTGGGAGCTGCCTGTAGACACCTGGGGCAGTGA